The Podarcis muralis chromosome 8, rPodMur119.hap1.1, whole genome shotgun sequence genomic sequence gacacccgaggacaccaaaacctgcatacctatacccgtgaaaatctacgaaagcatatatatatatatatatatatacaatgaaataaaaaaaagtttagatATACATTCCCTAAAAGGCCAGAGGCATTTCTTTTAGGAATGGTTGGGGATGAGATACCAAAAGAAGACGAAAAACTATTTCTGTATACGACAATGGCAGCCAGAGTTTTGATAGCTCAAGGATGGAAACATCAAGATCTGCTGACTATCGAGGAATGGCAAAAAAAGATGGTAGAGTACGCAGAATTAGCCAGGCCAACGGGACGAATCCATGAGCAGGATGACCAGACGTTCCAAAAAGACTGCAAGAAATTTATAACTTACcttgagaaacactgtttacatATAAAGAACACTGGCAGGTCGGAGATAAACCTTACAACGTATGGAGCATTCTATATGAGATTATAGAAAGTACCATGTATAGATATGAACAGTATGCTGATATAAATCAATGTGTGAATATTATAGTGTGGAAACAAGAAAACCAGAAGAGGGGTAGAGGGAAGTGGTAATCCTGAGAGTTTTAGGTTACTAATATTGTAAGAATGTactgtataaatatataatatgaaaatcaataaaaacaattgcaaaaaaagatgtaaaatgagtattttaaattgtaaaacagaaaacttatttatttataccccacccaactggctgggtttccctgctGGGATCAAGCAGGTGTGAGATATCACCCTTCAAATTGTCAGAATCTTATTCACAATCTCTTTCTAGAGTTCAAAAGAAACTTCTCATTCTGGGTAGAGAATATCGGTGAAAGGTTTTCTCTCATTCCAGTCAGGGTGGCACATAGTAATAATATCGTGTTGAAACTTCCTACCAGCCTATTAGGTAATGTTCCATTATCCTAGATGCTTTGACAATGTTCCCATTGTGAAAGAAATTGCTTCCTGTGAAAAAATTGCACTCTTTTGGGTAATACCTTGCAGGTTATTTATGAGGGAAAGCGTAGCCATTTAGGCAACTTGAAAATTCAGCTCTTTAGGTGTGCCCTTTTTTATATACTATAAGAATGCCATTTCCTATAAATTTTTTGTAACTGTGGGATGGAATTCACCTGGCAAACAAATACTTCAGGTTTGCATTTTAGGTTTTTTAATGTCTGTCCAAGAAAACTGGGTGAAGAGGAATGGCcagattcaacacacacacacacacacacacacacacacagagagagagagagagagagagagagagagagagagagaactggtttgcagtattttaaatttttattttatgaaaaaCACAATTATCCAAAAGTTACACTTCAGTTTTCTTGACTGCCATAATACCACAGAACAATGACTCCGATCCTCAGTTCATCATCACTGTCATGTTGACTCGCCAAATACTCTCAGTAGGAACCCAACTGTGGATCTGGGTTTACTAGACATTTTGAATCAATATATCCCCTCCACAGACACCTCTGTGATGATGATGGCGTAAAATTATCCTGTTCTTCTTCAATAAAAAAGGAGACTAAATTGTGTCAAAGACTTCTTTTTGCCTCTGACTATTTGACGATGGCATGAGAGGCATTCTGAAAGAGCAATGTTCCAGATATTATTAACTCAAGCCTCTATTGGTATATTAGAGTTTTCCTTCCACCATTGGACAATAACTAGTCTAGCTGCTGTTAACAGGAAGGGAATTAATTCTTTTGATTTAAGGGTAGAATTTGTGGTCAAATCTAATGATAGTAAGGCAAGCACCTGATAGATAGTTTAGTGATTTTGGAGGTCAGATAAAAGTATTTTCCCTAAAAGGTGCGGAGCAGGGTGCACTCCCACCAAACATGAAAATAGTAACCTCATTCTCCACAGCTTTTCCAACATAATGGTGAGCTTGAAGAATTTATTTTTGGTTTGCAGTATTAAATCAAATAAGTTCATCTATCTATTTAGCACAGCACTATTGGACCcactggggacacgggtggcgctgtgggttaaaccacagagcctaggatttgccgatcagaaggtcggcagttcgaatccccgcgatggggtgagctcccattgctcggtccctcctcctgcccacctagcagtttgaaagcacattaaagtgcaagtagttaaataggtaccactccagcgggaaggtaaatggtgtttccgtgcgctgctctggttcaccagaagtggcttagtcatgctggccacatgacccggaagctgtacgctggctcctcagccagtaaagcaagatgagcgccgcaactccagagtcggccacgactggacctaatggtcaggggtccctttacctttacctattggacACACTATTGGACTGTTTATAGTGCCCTAGCTGTTGAATTCACAATTGAGAGACCATCAGATTAGCAGTGGAAATCTGCAGCTTTCACAGCATCACAACCTGGCTTCTGGGTGGCCGGATTTCCTGCACAGATTACATGAAAAGGGAGGATGTGGCCACGGGCTTCTTGAACAGCCAGTCAAAAAACCATCTTTTGTAGGCTGCAGAGGAAAGGCATAAATGAGTAGATCTCCTTTCAAATCATGACTGAGTCAAGAGCCAAAACCAAACAATTTGCAGAAGGGAGACATTTTGCCACTTTCTATCCTGTTGGAgtgggacgcgagtggcactgtggtttaaacaacTGAGCCTGAAGTAGAGAACATTTCCTGGATAAGCTTGCCAAGACATGCTGCTACCACTATCTAAAGGTCATGATTCATGAGACTCCTAGAATATATGTGTGTGAAACATGTGTCTATCAAAAAGGATTGCCAACAGGGGAATAACAGCATGGATGGactattgtgctcatgccctgtttgtgggcttctcacaggcatctgattggccatggGAAGGAACAGGATGTTGGGATAGGTAGGCATCCAACCAACCAAGATGCATCTAGACTCCTCATAAAGTACAGAAAGTAGGTCCTACATGTTCAgactgttaatggagaaatctgagagctcccttggacaaaaaacaaggacaccggccaggaataccagagcaaaacagcagccagtaggcttggtctttattgaagactgccgcaacaggactcccacctgccacaaggtggaacaagatggaaaccccgaacaaaagagcacccaaacttttattacacccccccccccaaactgcatcactaatacatcatgagaggggaggtctggtggcagtaatctgagcatcctggaccctggcccatggttctccttgccctccgccaaacacccatcaagtgtaacaaaagagatacttacatttccctgtttcccagccaagttaatcacacccttttgtcttcatctgggtttgttatttctggaatggctacctgtctggcactcaggtatcaggatgccaggaactatcactcaggcagaggggctgctgagctcacatgtctatatgaatttctgaagttttcccagtgagccagtacacagatacatttatcagtgaattgttacatttggtattgtgcagcagaggacctttgaatagataggaagaaactgtgatgaaatgttttgtggggacaagtcacaaaagtgatcgtgctgattttggtagtgggctgcatgtgcatgatatctgctggaggggcacccCCCCACctgtacataaattcctgcaacaaggCAACTCCATCACTAGGGGGGGGAaacaagttagaagaaaggagattctaactaaacatcaggaagaactttctgacagtagtttgacaatggaacagacgcccttgggaagtggtggactctccttcactggaggttttgaagcagaggttagatggtatCTGCCAGTTGAGacccctgctttgcagggggttggactagatgacattggGTTCTTTCCAaatctactattctatgattccatacagtggtacctcgggttaagtacttaattcgttctggaggtccgttcttaacctgaaactgttcttaacctgaagcaccactttagctaatggggcctcctgctgacgctgtgctgctggagcacaatttctgttctcatcctgaagcaaagttcttaacctgaagcactatttctgggttagcagagtctgtaacctgaagcgtatataacctgaagcgtatgtaaccctgtaTGTACCACTATATCCTCCACCAgctgaaagaaacagaaaatccTCTTTTCGTTTGTAAGCTCTGGGTTCACAAAGAGTTAAATCTTCCGCCATGAAAAGTTTCCTGTGCGCAGGAGATCGAAATCTTCACCGGAAAGACTGCTGGATCACTTTGCAAAGTCTCCGTGGCCTGTCTCTGGCACATCAGCACCACAGATAACCAGCTCCTTCTGCAAATTGTACTTTCCTCTTTAACTGAGAGTAGCATTCAAgcctctttttcaaaaaaaatgcagTCTGTGTAGTTCCCTCCCAGGCTCAGCATGCACACTGTGTGCATGTGCTCTCAGATCAGTCAGCAGCGAGAGCCAGGGGCAAGCAGTTCGTGCCCTCTCTTCTTCAGAAACAGCAGTACTTGCTCTGGACTGGGGATTTCCTAGGCTGAATGAACATCCGGAGATTCTCAGGAATCTGTGAAGTCTGGGAGGCGGGTCGGGTGCGTGGGAAGAGGGCGGATCTGGCTAgaaggggtggaggaggagggaaagagctGCTGGAGAGACGCCAGTCGAGAAGAAGCCACGAAGAAGAGCAAGAGAGCGAGAATCAGAAGGGCGTGCGAATAACAGGAAAGCAAGCAGGGAGAAAACATTCCCCCgctgaaggaggaaggaaggactgTTACCAGCCAGCCAAATCGCGCGTTTTGCTGGAAGCTTTAGGTCCCCCAGGAGGGACTGGAGAAAGAAAGGATCTGTAAGTTTTGAttgtcctgtttgtttgtttttttaaagagttttgtgttCCTATCTCCTCACTTTGTCCTCCTTTAAAAGTTCCAGGTTATGGAGGAGATCTGTGATGTTCCCGTGGACCTCTTCTCTGGTTTCTCAATCTCTCCTTACCCAGGCACTCCAGAGGGCACCGGTAACCATGGGTGTAGCGGGGGGGCACTTAACTGCGGCCCCCtcacataaagcctgccccccaacataaatccagGCTATGCCTTGCATTTAGGTGGGGGTCAAGTCACTCCGGCTTGCATCCTGAGTTGCCCTCTGTGAACACGGAATTGTGATATGAGAAGGAGCCTGGAAACTCATCCAGCCCTCTGTTGAGGCTGGGGTCCCACCAGGACATCACTGCTGATAGgtggccatccaccctctgctttcAACCTCTAATGCAGGAAGGTGTCTCTTTGAAGGGACAGGAATAAATAAAATCCCTTTCACTGGATAGAGTCTGATCCAAAGGAGGCTGCCACTGTTGAGAGCATGGAGAAGTTTTTTTTTAGTACTGTTCTCAATACTTTTCATGGCCAGGTCAAGATATTTCTCTCCCCCACACTcactccttttcatttttaaagtagTATTCAAAACTGTAAAAGCTTTAGTGGTTTCTAGCTAACCACAATGAGGCTCCAAGAATTGTTAGATGTCTGAGTGTGATGTAAAAGCAGTTTCTCTCCCACCACTTCCTCTGTGGGCTGATTCAGCTTCTGCTTCCATTCATTCTCGCCATTCTTCTGCCTTAACCTCTCAGCCCCCATATTTTAGTAACGTAAGTGTTGCTCTTAAGTATCAGTCGCCGAATGCATAATAACAGTAGAATTAATAACAGTGATCTTTAAAACAATTTTATGGAAGGTTTATAACATTTTGAGCATTAAAACCCAAATGCAtttataaaaagataataaaaaggagtgtataaaaaaagaataacaacaacaacaaaaatacccaTGATCCTTACAAAAcacaattaaataaaaaagaggaagagaaagaacaaattaaaaataactaaaagaatagaaaagactaggaaaaaaatgattaaaaagaaGAACTCCTGCCTCCCTATCTGACAATTATCTGTTACAACAGTTATTCAAAGTATTTAACATAAGTACTCCATAATAGTTTTGTCCCCTCTGTAGGCTGTAACTTTGCCCAAATTTCCCTCTAGAGTCCAGCCTTTAACATTTAGTTACTCAGACAGCACAAAACGACTCTTCTAACATCCTTCTAGTAATCCAAATTGTTTCTATATAAAATCTCCTATAAAGTCATTTTAAACAGTTACAATAATAGTAATGGTAATGCTGGAATTCAGCTGGAAAATCTACTATTTTGGATGATTGTTTGTTAACTCTGTGTTTGGGCACCTACTGAGATATTGCATTcttattttgcatgatggttcctgagatcaagggacAGGGTTTGTCTATGTTTTAATACAACTGGATGTCATtatgaatcaagatggcagactgaaactTGAAAAACTTCACTGCTTTTaatcactgatttcaaaactttGCTAGTTGTTTAGGTTTTTTTGGAATTCTCATGCAAAGCCAATCTGAAGCTTCTAATGTCACCCGTTCATGACAGCTTTCAGTTGCCTCGCCTTATAAAATAGTCAAAGTGTTGATGTGAAATGTTCAAATACTTCTGTAGTCCAGCTCAACCAGAGTGACTAATTCCCCTCTGTTTCCACCCTCCAACAGAACAGAAAACGGTGTGGAGTATTACGAGCAGCAGTGAGTGGGGCAGCAACATTTTCACCATGGACACTGAAAACACATATGAAATGTACGGAGAGCAACTTCGCGCAACATGTTTCGAAGAAGAAATCTACAGATATGCATTTTCTGAATTGGGTTATTATACTAAACCCATTGCCATCCTTATCTGCAtatttgggttgctggggaatGGATATGTTTTGTGGCTCCTTGATTCCCATATTAAGAGAAATCCTTTCACCACCTACATCCTGAATTTGACTGCAGCTGACTTTGGCCTGCTCATGTTTTTGTCTCTGTCCCTTATCTTTTTGTTCGCTGATGACCTCTGTGGATTACCGCTCCCTGTTCGCATTTCTGCAATACCCCTGTTGCACTTATGCCAATTTTGCTATACTGCCAGTCTCTGTTTCCATACAATCATCAGTATAGAAAGATGCCTCTCTGTCTCTTTTCCGAGCTGCTACCAACATCGGCGACCACAATCCCTTTCGTCTGGGCTATCCGTGCTAGTCTGGATCCTGTGTGTCATGTTCTGCGGAATGGAAATTTCATTTTACCTGGTCTATAATATGGTATTATACCCAGTTGTCAAGAACATGTTCATTGTGGTCATATGGGTTTTGCCTCCAATTTTAGCTGTCTTCACTTTGCTCCTGCTGGTCAAAATGTGTTGCAACTCTCAGTGCCGACTGCCAGGAAGCCTAACTACTGccattcttctctccctcctgtttTTCCTCCTCTGCCATGGCCCATGGAGCATCGCATTTCTGCTATCCTCCCCTAAGCATTCACAAACTCTTATTGCACTTTCTCAGCTCCTCCACTCTGTCAATGGCAGCATTAAACCAGTGCTTTATTACTTGGTGGGGAAACGGGGCAAATGTTCCTCTACAGAACCCCTGAAGGTCATTTTCAGGAGGGTCTTCCAGGATGAATACTATCCTCTGCAAGAGAACGTGTTGACTGATGCAGAGAAACTTAGTGCAGTAACTTGTTCAACCCAAGCCATCAACTGACTAAGCCAGCATTGTTCTTGAATGGAAATGCTTTGATCCTGGACTATGTAAGAATAATTGCTCATAGTGGACTATACCATGAAGCTCAATCTCCTTACCCAGGAATGAAGATGCAAGATGCAATCAATCGGCACAACAAAAAGCCACAGCTTCATTAACTCAAAGGAATGCTTTTCTCTTGCCATACTGATTTAACTGCTACTTCTCTCTAGCTTAGTATTGATAAAGTTGCTGCAGCATAGTCCATTGCCGTCAGGAACCTCAGGGTACCTCCCTGTGTGGAGCAAAGTCAGCCATGTTGATGactatcactgcctcttgtgggagcataGTCCCATAGTAAactgctcaggaccgcaatacctcaaggatgaCCTCTCTCCgtgtgaacctacctggaccctgagatcctcatctgaggccctccttcatgtgcctcctccacaaagaGGTCTCAAGAacggaccttttctgcagtggtcccccatttgtggaatgctctccccaggagggTTTGCTTGGCCCCAtccttatacacctttaggcaccaggcaaatacTTTCCtgtttaaccaggcctttggcagattCACATCCAATACCCTCTTAAAATGTGTTGGAAGGGGCATCTGTTATTGAGTTGCTTTTGTTTATATtctatattttgtgcttttatattgtgattgtatcttgtgaaccaccctgagacctgcgggtatagggaagtgtacaaatttaatatataataataatagtttaactatgcactgtg encodes the following:
- the LOC114600223 gene encoding mas-related G-protein coupled receptor member D-like, encoding MAARVLIAQGWKHQDLLTIEEWQKKMVEYAELARPTGRIHEQDDQTFQKDCKKFITYLEKHCLHIKNTGRSEINLTTCFDNVPIVKEIASCEKIALFWFQVMEEICDVPVDLFSGFSISPYPGTPEGTEQKTVWSITSSSEWGSNIFTMDTENTYEMYGEQLRATCFEEEIYRYAFSELGYYTKPIAILICIFGLLGNGYVLWLLDSHIKRNPFTTYILNLTAADFGLLMFLSLSLIFLFADDLCGLPLPVRISAIPLLHLCQFCYTASLCFHTIISIERCLSVSFPSCYQHRRPQSLSSGLSVLVWILCVMFCGMEISFYLVYNMVLYPVVKNMFIVVIWVLPPILAVFTLLLLVKMCCNSQCRLPGSLTTAILLSLLFFLLCHGPWSIAFLLSSPKHSQTLIALSQLLHSVNGSIKPVLYYLVGKRGKCSSTEPLKVIFRRVFQDEYYPLQENVLTDAEKLSAVTCSTQAIN